Within the Deinococcus ruber genome, the region GTGCGTTACGCGGAACTGTTCAGAGCACTCAGATAATAAAATCTGGCAAAGAAAAACCCCAGCCGAAGCCGGGGCACGACAGCAACCAGCGCTGCGTTCAGTCGAGAATGCGCTTCAGGTGCAGGTAGATTTCATACCAGTCACCTTTGTCGCGGGGGCGCTTGCCGCGCAGTTCGATGCGCGACAGAGTGCGAACCCAGTCGGGCGTGATCTGAGCGCCCAGAACCGGGTCGGCCACCAGATCAGACAGCCCTTTGGGCATGGAACCTTCGCTGTTCTGGCCGTAGAATTCCACGCCTTCCAGCAGATCGTGAACCGAGATGTTATAAGCCCCTGCCAGCGTCTGGAGGGTGTCCAGGCTGGGGTTGGTGCGCCCGCGCTCCAGGTCGGAGAGGTAAGGCACACTGATCTCGGCGGTCTCGGCAATGTCCTTCAGCCGCAGCCCGCGCTCACTGCGCAGCTCGCGTAACCGTTCATGTAATTTCATCTGCACCTCCTCATGTCCGGCAACGCTGACGCTGCGATTCCGAGACTCGCACTCTGCGACGCCCGATGACGGACAGAGACGAGCTGAACCGCATGCTGCTTGTCTGATTGCAGAATCCGGGTCATGTGTTCGGAGTGTAGCACCACCTTTCGATCTGGTCAATACAGAATAAAGGCCGTGTCTTCTTGATTTTCATGAAAAAGTACGCTAACTTCAGAGCCAAGAAAGTTCATTTTTATCAGACTCATCCCATTAAATTCTTCAGGAGGCTAAATACATGCGCGTACTGGATATCATCGCCGAGAGCATCCGCACCGGGCAGGCCCACCCCACCACTGTCCTGAACGCGCTGATAGAGGCCGAGAACGCGGGCGGCATGGGTGCAATCCGTCAGGTGGAACGTCAGTTGAATTTAAGTACCCACGCGCTCCGTGCCCGCTCGCATCCACACACCGAGCTGGCTCAGGCGTGGCTGAATGCCACCCGCGCTTACCTGATCACCCAGGCAGAACTCAAGCGCGTCGCGTAAGATCCAACGGAATCAACTAAAAGGCCCTACCACGTCCGGTAGGGCCTTTTGCTGTGCCAACCGGCGTCACTTCAGGCCGTAGATATCCTCGTATTTGGCATACAGGTACGCCACGTAGGCGTCGGCAGACAGAGGTTTGCCGGTTGCCGCCTCGGTGATCTCGGCGGGGGTGCGGCTGCGTCCGTACTGGTGAACGTTCTGCACCAGCCAGGCACGCAGTTTGCCGTATTCGGCCCGCTCGACCTCGGCGGCAATCTCGGCGTCCTGGCGTGCGGCGTCGAGCAGTTGTACGCTCAGCAGGTTGCCCAGCGTGTACGTAGGAAAATACCCCACCAGCCCCGCCGACCAGTGAATGTCCTGCAAGACGCCTTCGGCATCGTTCGGGGGCGTCACACCCAGGAACTCCTGCATGCGGGCATTCCACGCTTCCGGCAGATCGGCCACCTTCAGGCTGCCCTCCAGCAGCGCGAGTTCCAGCTCGAAGCGCAGCATGATGTGAAAGTTGTACGTCACCTCGTCGGCCTCGACCCGGATCAGATCGGGGCGCACGCGGTTGACGGCGCGGTACAGGCTCTCGGCATCCTGGCCCTGCGCGACAGTGGGCGCGGCCTGTGCAAATGCCGGAAAGTACCGCTGCCAGAACGGACGACTGCGGCCCAGCAGATTCTCAAACATCCGCGACTGGCTTTCGTGCACGCCCAGGCTGGCCCCACGCGACAGCGGCGTACGTTCCAGCGCTGCCGAGACGCCGTGTTCGTACATGGCGTGCCCGCTCTCGTGCCACGTTCCGAACAGACTCATCGGGAAGTAGTGTTCGTCGAAGCGCGTGGTGATCCGCAGGTCGTCACGGCTGAAATTGGTCTGAAAGGGGTGCGCCGACACGTCCAGCCGCGAGAAGGCGGGCAGCAGTCCAAAGGCGTCCTGCGCCACCTGCGCGGCAAAAGACCGCTGAGCCTCGGCGGGAAAAGAACGCGTCAATACCGAGTAATCGGTGGCGTCGGGTGCAGCGGCGATACGGCGCAGCAGCGGCAACGTCCGGTCACGCAGATCGGCAAAGATGGCCTTGACGTGGGCGGTCTTCATTCCCGGTTCGTAGTCGTCGAGCAGCGCGTCATAGGGGTGGTCGTCATAGCCCTGATAGTCGGCGTAGCGGCGTGCCAGCTCGAACATCTTCTCCAGATACGGCGCAAAACTGGCGAAATCGTTGTTCTGACGGGCCGCGACCCAGGCATGGTGCGCCTCGTTCTCGGCGCGGCTGCGCTCCTCGACAAACTCAATCGGCAGCCGGGTGGCCTTGCCGTGATCGCGGCGCACCACCCGCAGCAGCGCCGCGTCCTGATCGGTCTCGGCAGCCGCGTTGCTCAGCAGCTCTCCCAGACGCGCCGACGTGAACATCTGGTGCGACAGTCCTGCCAGCGACGCCATCTGTAATCCGCGCACCCGCGCCGCTTCCGGTGGCATCTGGGTTTCCTGATCCCAGGACATCAGCGCCTCGGCGGCTCCCAGGTCAGACAGTTGATGAATCAGGCGTTTGAGTTCTTGCAGGTCGCTTTGAGTCATACCTTCAGCCTAACGCCTGCCACCAAAGAAAACGCCGAGCAGGCAGCCGTCTACTGCCAGCGCTCCCAGTTCTCCCCTGCCTCCCCGAGCAGCAGTGCGCGAACCTCTCCGACCAGATACAGACTGCCGCACGCCACACTCAGGCCCTCCGGCAGCAGCGACAGCGCCTGCGAAGGCCCGTCACTCAGGCGCACAGGCACCGAGAACAGGTGGGCGAGGTCGGCGGGGTCGGCAGCCCTGGGGCTGTGGGCCGAACGCGTCAGAATGACCTCGCTCATCAGCGGTTCGAGTGCGCGGATGACGCCCTCAATATCTTTTTCCCGGGTTGCGCCGAAAACAAAAGGAACCCGACCAATTCCCAGGCCGCGCAACGCCTCGCCCAGTGCCCGCGCTCCGTCTGGATTGTGGGCACCGTCCAGCAGCACTCGCCGCGCCGATCCGAAGGGCAGCAGTTCCAGGCGTCCAGGCCAGCGGGTCTGTGCCGCCCCTGCCCGGATAGCCGCTTCGGGCAGACCGAGCCGAAGCGCTGCCAGGGCCGCCAGCGCCGCATTTTCGGCTCCGTGCCTGCCGAGCAGCGGTGTCTGAAAGCTGAGCGCCGCACCGGGCACACTCAGCCGTATCTGCCAGCCGTCCCAGCCCAGCGAGTCGGCCTGAAGCGTGGCGTCCCGCCCCATCACCCACACAGCCGCGCCCGTCGCTTCCAGAATCGGCAGCAGCGCCCTCTCTATCCCCGTGACCGCCGGACGCCCGGCACGCAGAATGCCCGCCTTCTCGCCAGCAATGGCGCTCAAGGTGTCGCCCAGAATCGCGGTGTGATCCAGGCCCACGTTGGTCAGAACGCTCAGCAGCGGTTCCAGCGCGTTGGTGGCGTCCAGCCGCCCACCCAGACCCACTTCCATTACCGCCATCTCGGTGCCCGCTTCGGCAAAGAGCAGGCAGCCCAGCGCCGTCACGATCTCGAAAAAACTGGCTTCCAGCGCCTCGGCATGGGGGCGCACCCGCTTCAGAGCACTCAGGACGCTCTCGACAGGCAACTCTGCGCCGTCTATCAGAAAACGCTCGGCAAAACGGGTCAGATGGGGACTGGTAAACAGCGCCGTGCGCCGCCCCGAAGCGGTCAACATGGCGCTGAGTGTGGCGGCCACACTGCCCTTGCCGTTGGTACCACCTACCAGCACCGCCTCGAAGCGCCCCTGCGGATTGCCCAGCCGCGCCAGCAGTGCCCGCACACGGCTGAGGCCAGGATGCACCCCGAACCGCTGACGCTGAAACAGCCACACCAGATCGTGGGCAGCGTCTTCAGGCGTGGGCAGCGAAATACGCCTCCAGTGCAGGCACGATCTGCTTCTTACGGCTGATGCGTTTCTGAAGATCGGCCACCTGCGCTTCGGTACTGGCTCCAAAGGCCGCCTGAACCACAGCAGCCTCGGCGTCAGACGGCACCAGCGTGCGGTTGGTCTCGTTCAGAATGTCCACCACGCTCAGCAGCACGCCGTCCAGCCCCGAAGCGGCCTTCTCGGCCTGCATGGCGACCAGCAACTCGGCCTGCCGCCCAAAGACGTAGCCGGGATTGGTGGTTTCGATCACGCCCAGTCCCCACTTTCCCGCTCCAAAGGGAAAGACCTTGTAATCCATCTTCAGCAGCTTCTCGGCGGGAGTATCACCCAGGTCGCTCTTGGCCGCGAACATCTGCATGGCGTAGGCCGTCACATCGGTCACTCCCGCAATCGGAGCCAGAAAAGCCGCTGCTTCCCGGTCGGCGGCGGTGGTGGTGGGACTACGAAAGTGCAGCGTGTCCGACAGCACGGCGCTCAGCAGCAGCCGGGCATCGGTGGCGTCGATGCTCAGGCCAGCCTCACGGTGCAGCCGCATCAGAATGGTGGCCGTGCAGCCCACCGGCTCAAAGCGCAACACAGCGGGCTGAGATGTTTCCAGATCGCCCAACTTATGATGATCGACCACATGCGTGACGGTCAGGTTCTTCAGGCCCGCCACGCTCTGAGCGCTTTCGTTGTGATCGACCAGCGCAACCTCGCTGCCGGCAGGCAGTTCGCTCAGCAGGGGCGGTGCGTCTACACCCGCCTGCTCCAGCACAAAGGCGGTTTCGAAGTTCAGTTCGCCGAGTCGGTAAGCCTGGGCAGGCGTGCCCTGACGACTCAGCAGATGCGCATACACAAGGGCGGCGGTAATGGCGTCGGTATCAGGGTTCAGATGTCCAAAAACGGCAGTCATAGCATGAATGCTAGCGCAAACGAAAAACCCCCCGCACATGGCGGGGGATTTGACGTTCAGCTTCTAGGTTTAGAAGTTGAGGGTGTAGCTGACCTTGAATGCGGTCGCGCTAGAGTTGTTCGCCGGGGTGACGAAGTCGTTGTAGCGGAAGTAGCCAGCGTTCAGGCCCAAGCCGTTGAAGTTGACCTGACCGAACACGCCCTGCACGCTGCCAGCCGAAACATTGCCCGCCGTAGTCCTGCCGAAATCAATAAACTTCGAACCAAAGTTGCCACCCGTGAAGGGATCACTAGCGCCGCCCAGCGGGGAGTTGAAGAAGCGATCAGCGGTAGGGCTGAAGGTTGCAGTGCCGCCGCTGGCGCTGCTGGCAGCGGTGGGGCTACCCACGTTAAAGCCCTGCCAGTATCCATAGCCGATGCTCGCGGTGGTGTTGGCAATGCCGATATCATTCAACGTCAGCGCGGCCTGACCGTACAGTTCGGTCTTGGAGTCACTGTTGACGGCGATACTTGCACCGGGGGTGGTGATCGAGTTAGCGAAGCCAGCGTTAAAGCTGGGCTTGCCGATGACGCCACTCAACGCGGGAACCGCAACAGTCACACCGTACTTGACAGCATTGTAAGTACGGGTTCTGATAGCGAGTCCATCTGCTGGAGTCGTGAAGGTTGATCCATTATTACCACTCAGGTTGAAGCTATGGTAGCGAGCAAACGGAGTCACGGTAATACCGCCCAGCGTGGCAGCGTAGCTACCATATGCCTGGAAGTCGTTGGCCTTCTCGTTGTAGAAGTACTGGTCGGCTACGGTAAAGTTCAGACCCTTTACCAGTGCGTCGGCAGCAGCACCGTCGTGCTTCAGCACACCACCGTACGTGCTGGAGTACGCAAACGGAACCAGGGCAGTGTCCTGGTACGCAGCAGTGCTGTTGTAAACGTAGTCACCCGTCGCGTGCACACTGGTTGAGTTGATGCCAATACCAGCGCTGTTGTAGAAGCCCGTCAGGCTCAGACCGAACAGCTTGCCACCCAGG harbors:
- a CDS encoding helix-turn-helix domain-containing protein, giving the protein MKLHERLRELRSERGLRLKDIAETAEISVPYLSDLERGRTNPSLDTLQTLAGAYNISVHDLLEGVEFYGQNSEGSMPKGLSDLVADPVLGAQITPDWVRTLSRIELRGKRPRDKGDWYEIYLHLKRILD
- a CDS encoding carboxypeptidase M32, translated to MTQSDLQELKRLIHQLSDLGAAEALMSWDQETQMPPEAARVRGLQMASLAGLSHQMFTSARLGELLSNAAAETDQDAALLRVVRRDHGKATRLPIEFVEERSRAENEAHHAWVAARQNNDFASFAPYLEKMFELARRYADYQGYDDHPYDALLDDYEPGMKTAHVKAIFADLRDRTLPLLRRIAAAPDATDYSVLTRSFPAEAQRSFAAQVAQDAFGLLPAFSRLDVSAHPFQTNFSRDDLRITTRFDEHYFPMSLFGTWHESGHAMYEHGVSAALERTPLSRGASLGVHESQSRMFENLLGRSRPFWQRYFPAFAQAAPTVAQGQDAESLYRAVNRVRPDLIRVEADEVTYNFHIMLRFELELALLEGSLKVADLPEAWNARMQEFLGVTPPNDAEGVLQDIHWSAGLVGYFPTYTLGNLLSVQLLDAARQDAEIAAEVERAEYGKLRAWLVQNVHQYGRSRTPAEITEAATGKPLSADAYVAYLYAKYEDIYGLK
- a CDS encoding bifunctional folylpolyglutamate synthase/dihydrofolate synthase, with the protein product MVWLFQRQRFGVHPGLSRVRALLARLGNPQGRFEAVLVGGTNGKGSVAATLSAMLTASGRRTALFTSPHLTRFAERFLIDGAELPVESVLSALKRVRPHAEALEASFFEIVTALGCLLFAEAGTEMAVMEVGLGGRLDATNALEPLLSVLTNVGLDHTAILGDTLSAIAGEKAGILRAGRPAVTGIERALLPILEATGAAVWVMGRDATLQADSLGWDGWQIRLSVPGAALSFQTPLLGRHGAENAALAALAALRLGLPEAAIRAGAAQTRWPGRLELLPFGSARRVLLDGAHNPDGARALGEALRGLGIGRVPFVFGATREKDIEGVIRALEPLMSEVILTRSAHSPRAADPADLAHLFSVPVRLSDGPSQALSLLPEGLSVACGSLYLVGEVRALLLGEAGENWERWQ
- a CDS encoding manganese-dependent inorganic pyrophosphatase codes for the protein MTAVFGHLNPDTDAITAALVYAHLLSRQGTPAQAYRLGELNFETAFVLEQAGVDAPPLLSELPAGSEVALVDHNESAQSVAGLKNLTVTHVVDHHKLGDLETSQPAVLRFEPVGCTATILMRLHREAGLSIDATDARLLLSAVLSDTLHFRSPTTTAADREAAAFLAPIAGVTDVTAYAMQMFAAKSDLGDTPAEKLLKMDYKVFPFGAGKWGLGVIETTNPGYVFGRQAELLVAMQAEKAASGLDGVLLSVVDILNETNRTLVPSDAEAAVVQAAFGASTEAQVADLQKRISRKKQIVPALEAYFAAHA